A single genomic interval of Nonomuraea rubra harbors:
- a CDS encoding branched-chain amino acid ABC transporter permease, with amino-acid sequence MTRRLRLAAGLLVAVVTLVLPAVLDDSALAVYILLGLAAMVTVGVSLLMGYAGQVSLGQGAFYAIGAYTAALLALNGAPPLAGLVAAPVAAAISALVIGVPLLRLRGHHLAFATLAMQLILLSLAGQLEFTGGDIGLQGIPQFGVGSFEATSASVYAYLTWAGLALVMLVTHNVIASRPGRALRALATSETAAASSGIPVGRYKLVVFALSATFAGLAGGIYCFYTGYVAPGSFPVLISIQYIVMAVVGGLGTIWGAVVGATAITLLVQGLDLLASLPGMPTYAPSVLSYAVYALVLIVVVLFMPHGLVPAVSGRLSRKRARTPYR; translated from the coding sequence ATGACCAGGCGGCTGAGGCTCGCGGCCGGGCTGCTGGTCGCCGTCGTGACGCTCGTCCTGCCCGCCGTGCTCGACGACAGCGCGCTGGCCGTCTACATCCTGCTCGGCCTGGCCGCCATGGTCACGGTCGGGGTGTCGCTGCTCATGGGGTACGCCGGGCAGGTGTCGCTGGGCCAGGGCGCCTTCTACGCCATCGGCGCCTACACCGCGGCCCTGCTGGCGCTGAACGGCGCTCCCCCGCTGGCCGGCCTGGTGGCCGCCCCCGTGGCCGCCGCGATCTCCGCCCTGGTCATCGGCGTCCCCCTGCTGCGCCTGCGCGGCCACCACCTCGCCTTCGCCACGCTCGCCATGCAGCTCATCCTGCTGTCGCTGGCGGGGCAGCTCGAGTTCACCGGCGGGGACATCGGGCTGCAGGGCATCCCGCAGTTCGGGGTGGGCTCCTTCGAGGCCACGAGCGCCTCGGTGTACGCGTACCTGACGTGGGCGGGCCTGGCCCTGGTCATGCTCGTCACCCACAACGTCATCGCCTCCCGCCCCGGCCGCGCACTGCGGGCCCTGGCCACCAGCGAGACGGCGGCGGCGTCCTCCGGGATCCCGGTGGGACGGTACAAGCTGGTGGTCTTCGCCCTGTCGGCCACGTTCGCGGGGCTGGCCGGGGGGATCTACTGCTTCTACACGGGGTACGTGGCGCCGGGGTCGTTTCCCGTGCTCATCTCGATCCAGTACATCGTGATGGCGGTGGTCGGGGGGCTGGGGACGATCTGGGGGGCCGTGGTGGGGGCCACCGCGATCACCCTGCTGGTGCAGGGGCTCGATCTGCTGGCGTCCTTGCCGGGGATGCCGACGTACGCGCCCAGCGTGTTGTCGTACGCGGTTTACGCGCTCGTGCTGATCGTGGTGGTGCTGTTCATGCCCCACGGGCTGGTCCCGGCCGTCTCCGGCCGCCTGTCGAGGAAGCGGGCGCGGACGCCGTATCGGTGA
- a CDS encoding ABC transporter ATP-binding protein: MIDVQDLVVSYGTATALDHVTLTVAEGEMVALLGPNGAGKSTLANTLAGLLKPASGTVRVGGRLALIPEGRQLFPDLSVADNLALGGWRSGQRDPSPVYELLPRLAELASRRAAVLSGGEQQMVAFGRAMMARPDALVVDELSLGLAPGVTADLAAHLAELNRTQGLTVLLIEQNARLAFELCRRAYVLESGRVVTEGESAELAGDPRVASAYLGGAIT; this comes from the coding sequence ATGATCGACGTCCAGGACCTGGTGGTCTCGTACGGCACCGCGACCGCGCTGGACCACGTCACGCTCACGGTCGCCGAGGGCGAGATGGTGGCCCTGCTCGGCCCGAACGGCGCCGGCAAGTCGACGCTGGCCAACACCCTGGCCGGGCTGCTCAAGCCCGCCTCGGGCACGGTCCGCGTCGGCGGGCGGCTCGCGCTGATCCCCGAGGGCCGCCAGCTCTTCCCTGATCTCTCCGTCGCCGACAACCTGGCGCTGGGCGGCTGGCGCTCCGGCCAGCGCGACCCCTCCCCCGTGTACGAGCTCCTGCCCCGCCTGGCCGAGCTCGCCTCGCGCAGGGCCGCGGTGCTGTCCGGCGGCGAGCAGCAGATGGTGGCCTTCGGCCGGGCCATGATGGCGCGCCCCGACGCGCTGGTGGTGGACGAGCTGTCGCTCGGCCTGGCCCCCGGCGTCACCGCCGACCTGGCCGCGCACCTGGCCGAGCTGAACAGGACCCAGGGGCTGACCGTGCTGCTCATCGAGCAGAACGCTCGGCTGGCCTTCGAGCTGTGCCGGCGGGCGTACGTGCTGGAGTCGGGGCGGGTGGTGACCGAGGGCGAGAGCGCCGAGCTGGCCGGCGACCCGCGGGTGGCCAGCGCGTACCTGGGCGGGGCGATCACATGA
- a CDS encoding branched-chain amino acid ABC transporter permease, translated as MSAFLTYLLNGLAVGSAIALIASGLVVIHRVTGVVNFAQGTFAVVAGLCTSSLLGLGFPHGVSEVAAVLAAALAGLLTGLAAVGRPGTSPLSALIVTLGVGVLAYAVEIVLWGDQPRSAPGLAGSVTLVGARIQTQHLLVIGVAAATFVLLALFFGRTYLGKALTACASNPYAARVVGIDTRRMGLLAFALGGLLGGIAGVLVTPLRPISFDTDVTLIVNGFAAAVFGALTRPVVTLAGALLLGVAETMAAGYGYGSHQLEVALGLMLVVMIVQAGRRSTISQEST; from the coding sequence GTGAGCGCATTCCTCACCTACCTCCTGAACGGGCTCGCGGTCGGCTCGGCGATCGCGCTCATCGCCAGCGGCCTGGTCGTCATCCACCGCGTCACCGGCGTGGTGAACTTCGCGCAGGGCACGTTCGCCGTGGTCGCGGGCCTGTGCACGTCCTCGCTGCTCGGGCTGGGCTTCCCGCACGGGGTCAGCGAGGTGGCCGCCGTCCTTGCCGCGGCGCTGGCGGGCCTGCTGACCGGGCTGGCCGCCGTCGGCAGGCCGGGCACCAGCCCGCTGTCGGCCCTGATCGTCACGCTCGGCGTGGGCGTGCTCGCGTACGCGGTCGAGATCGTGCTCTGGGGCGACCAGCCGCGCTCGGCGCCCGGCCTGGCCGGCTCGGTGACGCTGGTGGGGGCCCGCATCCAGACCCAGCACCTGCTCGTCATCGGCGTGGCCGCGGCCACGTTCGTGCTGCTCGCGCTCTTCTTCGGCCGCACCTACCTGGGCAAGGCGCTGACCGCGTGCGCCTCCAACCCGTACGCCGCCCGCGTCGTCGGCATCGACACCCGGCGGATGGGGCTGCTGGCGTTCGCGCTCGGCGGCCTGCTCGGCGGCATCGCGGGGGTGCTGGTCACGCCGCTGCGGCCGATCTCGTTCGACACCGACGTCACCCTCATCGTGAACGGCTTCGCCGCCGCCGTCTTCGGCGCGCTCACCCGGCCCGTGGTCACGCTCGCCGGCGCGCTGCTGCTGGGCGTGGCCGAGACCATGGCCGCCGGGTACGGCTACGGCTCGCACCAACTGGAGGTCGCGCTGGGTCTCATGCTCGTCGTCATGATCGTGCAGGCCGGCCGCCGCTCGACCATCTCCCAGGAGTCCACATGA